Genomic DNA from Brienomyrus brachyistius isolate T26 chromosome 22, BBRACH_0.4, whole genome shotgun sequence:
acacagacagacacatatacaAGTGAGAATGCGtttgggggtcacagcgcagggtcagccaacatgcagcacccctgCAGCACTTGGGGTCCAACAATCACCAGTCTTCCAGTCTCCCACCCCATGAACAATGACACTAAGCATGATATCCCACGGCAGGGGCCTGTACtcaatttcccataatgcactgggtACTCACACGGGGCTCTTCCCTCCCTCAGCCACGGCCACGGTGCTGTCATGGCTGGCCCAGGCCACACGGTTGCCGTTGCCAGAGAAGCAGACGCCGTGGACCCAGCCGGCGGTGCCGCTGGACTCGAACATAACCTCGCCGAACGGCATCTTGGAGCCCCAGGGTGTGGGGGCCGGCTTGTCTTCAAGCTCTTTGATGTAGGCCGAGAAAATCCTGAAACACAGCGGGGCCTTCAGCGTGTCCCCAAGTCACAGGCATGGTGACAGGCGTGCAGTCAAGACGCCGGTACCTGCATTTGAAGTCACATGACCCTGCCGCCAGCAGGACGTtgttggggtgccagtccaggcTCAGAATGGTGGAGCGAATCGGCTTCTTGATGTGCTTGCAAACCCACCTGGGAAAAACGTATTTTAATCAGAGGTATAAAAGGACTGCATGTCGCTTATCAGAAAATGAGTTATTTGGGCATCTTGTTCAAAGACGCCAGGTTTGGAGACTCGGCCTGATCACAAAGTAAAGGGTTAACATTGACTAGACATACTCTGATTATACAACAACTGCAACACCGGCAGTTAGTCCTCCTGCAAGGTTGTGCATTAATAAGGAAACAGTGATGGGGAGGGTCACTTAATTTAGACCAAGGAAGAGTAAGTGTTTTGTGTCGTCATGAAATGTGGGTCTAGGGTATGCATTCTTGTGCAAGTTTACAGCCCACAACCCTCAAAATAACAATGCCAGACACTCAAAACCCCCATTTTCcaattttaatacatttttagtGGTAGACTCTTATGACCCCCTGCCAAGGGTTTGCTCTAAGCAACAGCAAAAGATGGGGgggatttgtgttttttttttttttgggggggggggggggggggtcagggagcTCCAAGACTAGGGGGACATAGGTTGCCCGTCCTTGAATGAGGCTCCGAACGGTGACTGACTCCTCAGGGCAGATGCTCACCAGTCATTGTCCTGCTCGAAGTAGCACACAGAGATGAGGCGGGAACCGCTGCCCACAGCAAACTTGTTCTCCTTGGGCGACCAGCGGACGCAGCGGGCGGCGCGGTTGATCCTCAGAATGACCAGCGTGGGCTTCCACACATCGCCCTTGAGCGTCCACACGTAGGCATTGCGGTCCGTACCACAGGTGACGATGCGGTTACTCTCGGACGCCCAGTCGATGCCTGAGGAAGATGGGATATGGATGAAGCAGCAGGTATAGTCGTCTctgaggctgccccccccatcgtTTCATGCCCTGCGGGTTTACCTGTCACCTGTCCATTGTGTTCCCTCAGCACGTGGCTCTTGGACCAGCCAGACCCTTCCTTCTTGTAGATGTGCACATCATGGTCATTAGGGCACAATGCGATTTCTTAAAGAAGCATACAGAGTTTCGAATTTCCAGGTTAATATTTTATCAGATGAGGatttttacaaaacactgcctttGTTTGTTTTACTAGAAAACACAAGACGCAGTGCAGTGACATCATCAGTTTGGATTGTCATCTTACTGACAgatttattatacattatggGATTCTCACAAGACTTACATCAGGTTTTCAATCCTGAATTTGCAGCCCTCCAAAACCTTGCAGTATCAAGACGAATCGCCAAAAACAAGATTAGGAAACTAGCTTGTCCAGGGCTGAGCACCATGACGCATTCTGATGGATGGTTTGAtcattatgcattttttttttgaccagGGAAGTTGTAATTAAAAACATAGCCTGCGCGTCACATTTTCCACacatttgtctgtgtgtggacAGGTTGACAACCCATGAGCCCTTGCATGAACCCAAGGACCCAGGAAACAGACAAAGGAAAAGAGGCTGGCAAATGTTTAGTCTACTGGGCATGTTAAATGACACAGCAAGTCTTCCGTGTCGCGAAAAAGTGCAAATGTCCGATGTCCGACCCCTGCAAATGAACGTCTTTAACAAATGCTGCCTTTCATCGAGGGCCGACAAAGATCCACATGCGAGCGGTCGACAGAAACCACAAGCCGCCACTGTCTCGCTGTGCAGGCTTGCTTTGGTGTCAGCCAATGAGAAACAGCGCACCATATATGGTAAAACAGGAAGTCGGGCTGGAATTCGCTGCTGTTTCTGTCATCAGTCTGAGTAGCCGCAGAACATTCTGATGTGGGGAGCTCGTCTCACCCTGCTTCTGTTATATATGCTTTTCACATGTTTGGCCCTGTTTACTCATGTGTGCTTCATCATAATGTAAAGAATCTCTGTATGTTCGTAACATCCTGGTGAAACAGGCCCGGCCTCATCAAAGGGGGCCTTTGTGTTGTGTTTAGGTTTGGAAGGGTACGCTGTAGTGTGAACTGTCTGTCTTGAAATCTGAAATGCTGCCATGATTAAAATGCAAGTGTGGAAGCAGGAAGAGCTGTTGTGGGGGTGACAGTGTGGAACGGTTTGAGCTCTAATATAAATGAGCATCGTGACAGCCAGGTCTGGGGTGTACAGTCAGCATGTCGCTCTGCCCCAGACACACCTgggaagacaaactgaaacacgctCGGGCAGAGAGTTAGAGAGTGAGACTTGCTGCGGAGGAATGAAGCCATAGGGGCACGTTCTGCGAAAGTGCAGTGAAACAGTAACTTCCTGCCTGTGGGAGGGGGTCGGGCCGTCAGCCAGGGCTGCTACGTATGCAGTTTTCACCTGTGTGCAGTAAGGGAGACCCAGAACAAAGGGCGCTTTTCCAGCAGACACTGCACTTTTGATATTTCAAAACAGCACCAATGTGAATGGTGTGGGGTCATATCGATGCCAAAACTAGTCAGaaatggctgtagtatattACAGGGCTGGACGATATTAATATCAACAACGTAAGTTACGCACATGCAATTCTCACTGCAAGAGTCAGCTGGGTTGAGATCAGGCTTTTTATATTGTCTGAACATTTTaccttgggggggaggggtttcagtttcactaaaacatttttactctgtcataagAAACATAACTTAGCtatctttgcaattttaatgattgttccTTTTCAATATTAAAATCAGCTTGAAGTTTACCTCCGCCGCTTCTGCGTGAGCGCTGCATGCGCTCTCTCGACCAatcataatcattgtcatccttGCTGATTAAATCACTCTCTTGGCGGGTTTGTCAGAATTTTCTTTTGCATTCCTTTTTTTACTGCATTTATTCTATTGAATTCATAACTTCACTTTTTCAAGATGGTGGTTGTATTCTATGTTTCAGAGGCAGTTATTGGTTATTTGCTTATCCAATCATAAGTAAACATGTCTACAATTCCCACCCcaaaccccagctggtttggtactTCAGTACTGGCACTGGTACTGCACCGGAAATCAATGTAAAAAGGGAAAGTACCGATTTTTTAGTATTAAATGTTCAGTACCTGGTGAAGTGGAAAAGGACCCAAAGATGGCAGGCTTTTagtcctttttttttaaagaaagcaGCCCTCCCCCATCCCACAGAGGGCCCAGCTGTACTCACGGGTTCGGTCCTTGTTCCAGGCATGGCAGCTAATTGGTTCCAGTTGGAAACTGTGATACGCCATGGTAAACCACTATGGAAAAAACCGAATACCTCACCTTCAGCACATAAATATGATAAATGCATAAACTTCTCAAGGTTTATGTTTTAAGCTTGATCCAGTCTAACAAGAAACCAGCCAGGATCTGCATCTCTACTGAATAAGCTTTATTCaaagtttaaaaagaaaaaaaaaatttaagggcTGTTTTATGATTCAGGAAATCTTTGACAAATTTTGTGTGAGTTTTAGGAGccttaaaatgaaaaatgtcagCGGGGCCCCGCGAAAGGTCACGCCGCGAACGAACGTTTGTTTTCTGTCCTGTTAATTAAACCCAGGCTGGTGAAGAATGCGACGTGTGCAGCTGGTGAATGGTGGCGGCGCATTGAAGTCTTTGGGGACAGGAAAGCACTCCCCGCTACGCACGCTCGCAGCGGCAGACTCTCCGTCACACCggggcaggcagacagcccTCTGATaactcccctgcccccccacaaaCAGAGAAGCTTTTGGGAGCATCTTGCTTTATAGCTGATCTCgaatttcaccccccccccccgccccccaagtggCTGCTTTAGCGCTGAAGAATGTTTACGAGTCTGAGAGATGAAGAGCAGAGCGGAAAAGTAACGGGCGGCTCCGTTTGGATGATAATTACTCTATGCGGCATTGACACGCGTACGGCTCCTTGCTCTAGCTGCTGGGACGAGGCGCACTTACCCACTGCAGGCGGGGAGAAGCTTAGGACGTGGGGGCGGACGGGACACCGCGGTCCGTGGACTCTGAGCAGTCGACACAAACGGCGGCGCGGCTCTGAATGAAGTGAGGAGGAACCCGTTCCTCTGGAGAAAAGCAGTCAGCAGCAGCTTGCCTGCCACAGAGCCCGTTACCACTTCCTGATGGGGGCGGGTGTCAGCCTGCAAGGGAGGCCCACACTCCATCTGCCCCTACCATCTCGACAGGAAGTATGTAACCTTTGGCTGCTGTCAGAGGTCTTCGCGAGCAGCCTCTCCCCTTCTGCCTGAAAGTTACATCCTACACTGGAAGCTGCCACAGCGTGAATACTAATAACCTTTCATGTGTGGGTGAGATCTGCCACTTGACAGCACGCCGCACCTGAGTACAAATGGCAAAGACCTGTCTTTAAACAACTCAGGACAAAACTGTTTAGTGATAAAGGGGTACAGGAAGTTTCCAATCGCCTTccgttttttaaataaatatggtgACAGATACTTGAAACCATGCTGCAGGTTCTAGATAACAAGCAGTGTGTGTATTTTGCAGGTTCTGGGTGAGAAGCAGGTTGCACATTTTGCAGGTTCTGGGTGACAAGCAGTGTGCGCATTTTGCAGGTTCTGGGTGACAAGCAGTGTGCGCATTTTGCAGGTTCTGGGTGAGAAGCAGTGTGCACATTTTGCAGGTTTTGAGTGAGAAGCAGTGTGCGCATTTTGCAGGTTCTGTGTGAGAAGCAGTGTGCGCATTTTGCAGGTTCTGGGTGAGAAGCAGTGTGCGCATTTTGCAGGTTTTGGGTGAGAAGCAGTGTGTGCATTTTGCAGGTTCTGGGTGAGAAGCAGTGTGCGCATTTTGCAGGTTCTGGGTGAGAAGCAGTGTGCGCATTTTGCAGGTTCTGAGTGAGAAGCAGTGTGCGCATTTTGCAGGTTTTGGGTGAGAAGCAGTGTGCGCATTTTGCAGGTTCTGGGTGAGAAGCAGTGTGCGCATTTTGCAGGTTCTGGGTGAGAAGCAGTGTGCACGTTATGCAAGTTCTGGCTGACAAGCTATAGGTGAATTTTATTGGTTCTTGGCAACCAGCTGTGTGCACATTCTGTTGGTTCTAGGTTACAAGCAATGTGTAAATTCTGCAGGTACTAGGGGACAAACTTCATTCAGtctgattgttttttttgcagttCCTAGGAAAACTAGGCATTGCTCACGTGTCTGAAGCCTTCAAAGGAGGGGCTTTGAGTTCCTGTCCTGGTGACCCAAGGGATggctcattttttttccatccaaGAAATAACATATGAAGTATTTCGAGGCTCCAACTCTCATACAGGAATATAGTAGGAATCCCTCGGGTTCCCTGTCTCTAACCTCCATCTTTGCTTCTCCCAACCAGCCAGTGATTTTTCTACCCACTTTTAAGACTAAACAGCTATGCTTTCCTACATCATGACATCACCTACCCTAACATCCCACGAGAACAAGCACGTCAATGTCAAAAGTTTTCCAGAGCTacaagcaatggaaaataatatTTGAGAGTTTAGTCTACCAGTATAAAAATTactataaaacacacacacacacacacacacacacaatgcacatttgtattcatatctttgtgtgaaccatccattcatttctctgggaaaaaccttaatcccaacaatgacaacctttacTGCTACCAAGCCCAAACATTAAGCAtgagtaaccaaataaaataaaagattttgccatttttagttttttgattgtggTAATAGAGTTTCCCTTTATTGGGACCAAAAAAATGGTTCCCAtgccaaaataacaggtttttgtcacattgtgggcccacacacatgcacacacacacacacagagagagagacaggctaCAGCGATTTAAGCTTACATCCTTTATTTCTAGCcaaccatttacaaaaaaaaaacgatctCCTTTTAAGGTAGTGTCCTAAAATGTCCCCCGATTAGCATCATTTAACCATCAAAGTACCAACTCTGGTACAGAATCAAGAGAATCACAGCTGGAGAAAGTGAGGAAGCTTCCCACTcactgctcctcttcctcccatTAGTAAAGAACAGTATGTCAGTTTCTTGGTGCCCTCAGTGCTTTTTACGgttatgtttttttcctctcacttttggGCCTGAAGCGCTGCCGGAAGTCACCACGTTGCCGCTGGCAGGCGGAGCCTGGCCGGGTAGATGTGGTTTCCTCTACATGATCAATAGGCCTTGGATGGAAGACTCAAGAGTCTTGGGGTGTAGGAGGAGACACAAGAGACATATTAGCACAGGGTAAACATCTAGGAGGAATATCAGAGATTATGCAACCTGAAAGCCCCAGGACCGCAGCATATTTACCAGAGGATTGGCTATAAAAATCAAGGTATTCAAGGTACAGTAACTGGTCAAAAAAAGTACCACAGAGCAAGTATCCACCTTGAAATCCCATATGGTCATTGCTCCATCGATCCCTGTAGTGCAGAATTTACGACAATCTCTTTTGTCCCCTTCATATATAGACACTTGGCTATGAAATAAAGAAAATAGTAAGTTATCCGATCTTAAAAAACATATTTTAGGACATCTAAATgcttcacaaaaacaaaatcattttCTGACTATAGTCTAAGCACATCTTATTAGATCCTCCGGAATGATTTGTCTTCCCCACAATCCAATTAGCCAATAATTCCTATTTCTTACTACCGTTCCTTCTAAAAAGGGACTCGACACCCAGTCCATTACAGCACATCATCTAAGCGGGGCTCATCTACAGTAAAACACGACCTGAGTTTTAGCTGACTGTTCCACTATGGACTCTGAACCCGAAACTGAAGCATGTGGGTTCTAGACCCACGAGGGCCCCGCAGTCACAGTATAAGCACCGCCTTTGCCCTTGACTTCCTATTGGGTGCCCTGCTGACAAACCAAGGGCCGAGAGCTTACGTGATGCTGTTTTGGTGCAGCGTTTCCAGCGTGTTGTTACGCTCCTCGGTGGTGGCCCTCTTGTCCATGTTGCGGAAGCGCTCCATGGCAGAGATGCTGCGCTGCGTGCTCTGCTTGGGGATGTCCAGCTTGGAGACGAAGGTCAGGACCCCGTCGTCGCTGTAGTTGAACAGCATTGGACAGCAGTCGTGACCCTGAGAGAACAGAGAACACACGTCGGGAGACGGCCGAGGCAGGTCCCGATCAATGGGCACACGCTCAGCACTACCCATTTTAACTGGATAAGGGTGaatggggggtaggggggggcagggaggagtGGAGAATTATGAATTCGAGCACCATATTAATGTAAGAGAAGCGCCACAATAATCACACCACAGCTGCCTGGTAACAAACGGAAAGTGACGGAAGCTCCTGTCACTACAATACTGATTAAGACCATGCAGGTCTCACTGGACAGAGAAATATGAGCCCAAAATTAACCCAATAAGACTGGGCACACAGGAAGCTGGTTCTTACCGCGGCCACAACACTGTTCTCCGAGACGAATATCACGCTCAGAAGAGCAAGGAACTCCGTCTTCAGCTGGCATGGTCTGGAAGAACGGATGAAATCAGATGAATTAATAAGTAAGTCTGTGAAACGATTTTTCACAGCAGTCACTGCAAAGCAATAACGTCCGTGAATGTTACTGGTGTGTCAGAGGACGATGATGTCATCTTCCTCTGCCGACTCCGATTGGCTAGCCCGCACCTTGCATGCTGCAATGCAACAACGACACTCACGTGGAACCTTTGGTGGGGTCCACCACCGTCACCGTGCTGTCATGGCTGACCCAGGCCAGGCGGCTCCCGCTGGCAGAGAAGCAGACACTGTGCACCCAGCCCCCACCACCGGCACCCCCGAATTCAGCCATCATCTGCCCAAAGGGCATTTTGGATCCCCAGGGGGTCGGGGCCGGCTTCTCATCCACTTCCTTGATGTAGGCAGAAAATACCCTGGAGGAGACGCATAGCACCATTGCTCTTAGCACGAGGTCTCCATTAACGTCCTCTGTGTCTTATCTTAATATCTTAATTGTTGGCCTTTAAAATTAGTTCAGCTATTTTatctagcagatgcttttatccaaagtaataTATACAACTGAATGCAGGaacagtcagtccctggaggaatCGGGGATTGAGAGCCTTGCTCAAGCCCAACGGTGAAATCACTGTacagactctgggatttgaaccactgaccttccgatcacagatacAGCTCTCGATAAACATTctgatcttttatttaaaaaaagaattcGATCTAAGATATCCAGCCCGTACCCCATAACCATTGCCCTTCTGCTCATTTTATTAATGTTATCAATATTAATGCTTGCTTCCTGTAATACTGAATATGCTACATGAAATAAGACACTTGTGGTAGACAGAAGCCAGAAAGTTACGAAATAAGTACCGGCATTTGAAGTCGCAGGACCCAGCAGCCAGAAGGACGTtgttgggatgccagtccaagcTCAGCACCGTGGACCTTATCGGCTTCTTGATGTGTTTGCTAACCCACCTTCAAAAACACAGCCAAGATTGAATCCCGTTACCTATGGCAAGAAATTAATCTGAAGTGCTAGTCTATCTTAGCCTTCGTAAAAAGTAATGTTAGCCTTATAGATGCACAGTTTTGGATATTACTCAGaaaagtaatccattacagaTAGAGGTAGAAAATTCAGGtacaaaaagtaaaaatccacaccaaggttttgtttcaaccaaccagttcagtataaAGTGGCACAGTCACAGAGTCGGTCGGCTGAAACAAAagtttggtctggatttgtattttcaggacctgaactttccatctctgtctgtaatggattacttttgtgGGCAACTTACCCAACACTGGAGAAGCACAAGATATTGGTTGACATATCGGAATCGGCTGATATAGTTGGCCAGTATTTAAACTTTTTGAGCATTAaaagttagcagcaccagaCCTAGAGACACAATTACTAAAATAATGGAGAAGAGTGCATCGGACAATCAGTCATTTTCCATGGTGGAAAGTGAGGGATTTCATCAACTCATTTGCCATTTATAAGAGGCTTCAAAATACCAGCCCACAATATCTTTATaaatcattattaaatctggcccacagatttaatattttttttatttcacagaataaaaaaatgatgTAATATCATTCTGCTAATCTGCACCGGCAAGCTCAGCAAGTTTCACTGCAGGCAAAATCAGGCAGCCCTTCCTCTACACGTTTACTTCCTGTCTACACGTTTACTTCCTGTCTACATCTTTACTTCCTGTCTACATGTTTACTTCCTGTCTACATGTTTACTTCCTGTCTACATCTTTACTTCCTGTCTACATCTTTACTTCCTGTCTACATCTTTACTTCCTGTCTACATCTTTACTTCCTGTACAGTTCAGGGGCTGGCCTTTAGAAAatgtaataacaacaataaataaataaataaataaatacataaaaatgtagcTTATCAAAATAATCGTATAATCAATTAATCGAATTGAATTGTGATACAAATTTTCGAAAATTTCCA
This window encodes:
- the arpc1b gene encoding actin-related protein 2/3 complex subunit 1B, with the translated sequence MAYHSFQLEPISCHAWNKDRTQIALCPNDHDVHIYKKEGSGWSKSHVLREHNGQVTGIDWASESNRIVTCGTDRNAYVWTLKGDVWKPTLVILRINRAARCVRWSPKENKFAVGSGSRLISVCYFEQDNDWWVCKHIKKPIRSTILSLDWHPNNVLLAAGSCDFKCRIFSAYIKELEDKPAPTPWGSKMPFGEVMFESSGTAGWVHGVCFSGNGNRVAWASHDSTVAVAEGGKSPVITTLSSVTLPLLCVTFITENSLVAAGHDCYPALFVYDAAKGALTFGGKLDVPKQSAQRGMTARERFQNLDKKATAESKEAVLESLHKNSISQISILEGDKTKCSKFCTSGMDGGMAIWDVKTLESAMKDLKIV
- the LOC125717380 gene encoding actin-related protein 2/3 complex subunit 1A → MSLHQFLLEPITCHAWNRDRTQIAISPNNHEVHIYKKNGSQWIKAHELKEHNGHITGIDWAPKSDRIVTCGADRNAYVWNQKDGVWKPTLVILRINRAATFVKWSPLENKFAVGSGARLISVCYFESENDWWVSKHIKKPIRSTVLSLDWHPNNVLLAAGSCDFKCRVFSAYIKEVDEKPAPTPWGSKMPFGQMMAEFGGAGGGGWVHSVCFSASGSRLAWVSHDSTVTVVDPTKGSTPCQLKTEFLALLSVIFVSENSVVAAGHDCCPMLFNYSDDGVLTFVSKLDIPKQSTQRSISAMERFRNMDKRATTEERNNTLETLHQNSITQVSIYEGDKRDCRKFCTTGIDGAMTIWDFKTLESSIQGLLIM